The genomic DNA GGGAAACGGCACTTCAAAGCGCCGCGTCTCGCCGGGTTGCATGCCGATGATGCCGTCATCGAAGGCTTTGAGGATATGGCCGTCGCCGAGCTTGAGGGTGAAATTCTCGGTTTTCTGGACCTCATCATACGGCTGACCGTCCTTGAAGCCTTCATAGTCGACGATCACATGGTCCCCGTCCCGGCAGGGCCGCGCTTCGCCGACAGGCTCCATGCGGGCCATGTTTTTCTGGATCATCTTGATCTGGGCTTCCATTTCCTCGTCGGTAACCGGGTAGACCGTCTTTTTCAGGGCGATGCCCTTGAAATCGATGTCCGCGATCTCCGGGGTGATCTCGATGGTCGCCTGGTATTGGTACGGGCTGTTCTCCTGGATTTTGGGCGGATCGATCCGGGGCTCGCCGATCACCTTGAGTTCGGACTGCTTCAGCGCTTCGGCAAACGAGGACTGAATCACGCGCGAGGCGACGTCGGCGTGGACCTCTTTCTGATAAATCCGCTGCAAAACCCGCCGGGGGGCTTTGCCCGGCCGAAAACCCTTGATCTTGGCCGTCTTCTTGAGATCGTTGTAGGCTTTGTCAAATTCGGAGGTGATCTCCGCCTCGGGGACTTCGATGTGCAGGACCTTTTTAACCGAGCTCAAGTCTTCAACAGTGAATTGCATGCCAATCCTTTCTAAACGTCCATCCGGTGAAATTAGGGGCCGGTATGAGATACCCGGGAGCATGGGGCGCGAACTGGCAGCACCGGCGCGGAGCGCAGCCGCCGGAATTCGGCGGGGAGCCGGCACCCGCCGCGGGGTGGGGTTGCAGCGGCTTGAAACGGCCGTTACCAGGGCGGAAACTTCCTTATCAACCAGTTGCCTGCGGCCGTTCGGCCTCCAGGCGCCCAAAATTTATGGACCGGTAAAAAGTGAAAAATCAGACAGTTTCGTAAAAAAGCCAAGTTCAAGGCGCGCAAATCTCGAGGAGTGAGGCGTACTAATGTACGCCGCAGCGACTTCGAGATGCAGCGCAACGCGGAAATTGGGTTTTTTACGGAACTGTCAAAATTCATATCTGTCGCAGGTGGTGCGAGAGGGGAGACTTGAACTCCCACTCTGTCGCCAGAGCTGGATCCTAAGTCCAGTGCGTCTACCAATTCCGCCACTCTCGCAAAATGCTGCGGGCTGAGGGTCGCGACGCCCAGAACCCGAATGCGGCGATCGCATCCGCGGGGCTTGTGGTCGGCGCACACGATTCAGGCACCGCAAGGGTTCCGGCGTGCCCCCCAGCGGTTTCAAGACGAAGCAGCGGCCCTCCGGTTATTTGCCGAAGCTATCAAAAAAGTTCCGCAAGCGCCGGGACTGCGTCCGGCGTTGTCAGGCGGCTTCGTCTCTGATATGCTGCAACTGGTTCAAAAACCTTAAAAAATCAAATATCACGCCATTGGTACATTCGGCAAAAATAGTATCAAAGATTTGGGGTGTCAAGGAAAATTGAGAAAGACCTTGTCGTGTCAATATGTTGGGGCGAATTGGGGGCGCATTTCGGCGCTGGTCCTCTGCGGCGCACTGCTGCTGGTTCTCGGCGTCCCCGGCCAGTGCCCGGCCGCGGTGGGTCCGCCGGTCGTGGTGGTCGACCCCGGGCATGGCGGAAGCGATGTCGGTGTTCACGGCGGCCAGGGTCTTTTGGAGAAGGACTGCATGCTGACCCTGGCCTTGGCGTTGCAAAAAGCCCTGGCGCCGAAGTATCGGGTGGCGTTGACCCGCAGCCACGACCAGCAGGTCGGTCTGGACCTGCGCCCAGCGCTTGCCAACCGCATGGAGGCCGCAGCTTTCGTCAGCCTGCACGCCGGTGGCAGTTTTCTGCATGGTCCCCGCGGGGCCACCATCTATTTCCATAAGGGGGGCGGGGCCGACGAAGAGCCGCCGGCCAGGGCGCCATTGGCTCAGGAGGAGCGGCCCCACTGGGAGCATCTTCAGGAGCGGCACCTGGCCTCCAGCCGCGCCCTGGCCAAAGCGCTCCTGAACTCGCTGAGCGAGATGGCCGAGGCGTCGGTGGTCGGCGCGCCCCTGGCGGTTTTGGCTGGTGCCGACCTGCCGGCGGTGCTGGTTGAAGTCGGCTACCTCACCAACCCCTTCGATGCCCGGCAGCTGGGCGACCCCGAAGCCGTTAACGCTCTGGCCCAGGCCATCGCCGCGGGCGTTGCGGACTTTCTGGAAAATACAGCTCCCGGAGAGCCTTAAGTCTGATGAACCGGCAAGTAGATGGTGGTGAAAAAAGTTCAATTTACGGCGCGCAAATCTCGAGGAGTGGGGTGTACTTAGGATACGGCGCAGCGACTTCGAGATGCAGCGCAACGCAGAAATTGGCCTTTTTACGGAACTGTCAAGCTTGCAGCGGCACCCAAAGCGTGTTAAAGAATCGCCGGCATTGCGGGGCGTGGCGCAGTCTGGCAGCGCGCCTGCTTTGGGAGCAGGAAGTCGGAGGTTCAAATCCTCTCGC from Desulfobacteraceae bacterium includes the following:
- a CDS encoding N-acetylmuramoyl-L-alanine amidase gives rise to the protein MSCQYVGANWGRISALVLCGALLLVLGVPGQCPAAVGPPVVVVDPGHGGSDVGVHGGQGLLEKDCMLTLALALQKALAPKYRVALTRSHDQQVGLDLRPALANRMEAAAFVSLHAGGSFLHGPRGATIYFHKGGGADEEPPARAPLAQEERPHWEHLQERHLASSRALAKALLNSLSEMAEASVVGAPLAVLAGADLPAVLVEVGYLTNPFDARQLGDPEAVNALAQAIAAGVADFLENTAPGEP